From Thermodesulfobacteriota bacterium, one genomic window encodes:
- a CDS encoding iron ABC transporter permease, which translates to MNAKKKLIVSLSLLFLLWILIAGISVFAGTYQVNPIKALLSGDELSKTVLLKIRVPRVLMAAVAGGTLAVCGAGLQALFRNPLASPFTLGVSGGASLGALIAIRLGLAQTVFGFSSITIFAFLFAVFTIFFVYSISKVRGVVATGRLLLAGVVANFLYSALILFIQFFSDFTQSLQTMRWIMGSLDVVGLDSVWKTVLLAIPGCLILLSITKDMNLFALGDDVACSLGVDVDSMEKKIYFATSLAASAVISVTGPIGFVGLIIPHVLRMILGVDNRVILPCSFLLGASFLMAMDTLSRTLFSPVEIPVGIVTASIGGVFFLWLLLRTKKEVIV; encoded by the coding sequence ATGAACGCCAAGAAGAAGCTGATCGTCTCGTTGAGTTTACTGTTCCTTTTATGGATTCTAATCGCCGGAATTAGCGTATTTGCCGGAACCTACCAGGTGAACCCGATAAAAGCGCTTCTGTCTGGTGACGAATTATCGAAAACAGTCCTCTTAAAGATTAGAGTTCCCCGGGTGCTGATGGCCGCAGTTGCCGGGGGCACTCTGGCGGTGTGCGGTGCCGGACTTCAGGCCCTTTTTAGAAACCCTCTCGCCTCTCCTTTTACACTGGGCGTCTCGGGCGGAGCGTCGCTGGGCGCACTCATCGCCATAAGGTTGGGATTGGCACAGACCGTTTTTGGCTTCTCATCCATTACTATCTTTGCCTTTCTCTTTGCCGTATTCACCATATTTTTTGTCTATTCAATCTCTAAGGTGAGAGGAGTTGTAGCTACGGGAAGGCTTCTGCTGGCCGGGGTCGTGGCCAACTTTCTCTATTCCGCACTGATCCTGTTCATCCAGTTCTTTTCAGACTTCACTCAATCGCTCCAGACCATGAGATGGATCATGGGAAGTCTTGATGTAGTGGGACTCGACTCCGTTTGGAAAACCGTTCTCCTTGCCATTCCCGGCTGTCTCATTTTACTTTCCATCACCAAGGATATGAATCTATTTGCCCTCGGAGACGACGTTGCTTGCTCCCTTGGGGTGGACGTGGATTCTATGGAGAAAAAAATCTATTTCGCCACCTCGCTCGCGGCGAGCGCGGTAATCTCGGTGACCGGGCCGATCGGGTTTGTCGGGCTCATAATACCACACGTTCTCCGGATGATTCTGGGGGTGGATAACCGGGTTATTCTTCCCTGTTCATTCCTTCTCGGGGCGTCATTCCTCATGGCGATGGACACATTATCCAGGACCCTTTTCTCTCCCGTTGAAATCCCGGTGGGTATAGTTACAGCTTCCATAGGAGGCGTTTTTTTCTTGTGGCTTCTCCTCAGGACAAAAAAGGAAGTGATAGTTTGA
- a CDS encoding GGDEF domain-containing protein: protein METRNAPSRLRLNPHKRLAGSIVLILMIFLLSFLLATGGFENTGIFWFSTFPLLAFFLKGKKKGLLWIVLLLLVEFIVLLLHHWDFLDVPYSSETLHQAFFSFVIVSILAFSYEYIRELQANQLKKVAAIDTLTKAYNRSKITEVLEHEIEIARRYKIDLSLIMFDLDHFKEINDSYGHQVGDLVLEKVADIIRTTIRKTDYFGRWGGEEFVMLLPQTNSEGAKILAKRTAGSIESYKFDDVGKVTASFGLTEFRPGDDIDKLIKRVDDALYKAKNSGRNLIIEL from the coding sequence ATGGAAACTAGAAACGCCCCGTCTCGCCTAAGATTAAACCCGCATAAACGGCTGGCTGGTTCCATAGTCCTTATACTGATGATTTTTCTTCTTTCGTTTCTGCTTGCAACCGGGGGATTTGAAAACACCGGTATTTTTTGGTTTTCCACCTTTCCACTCCTTGCCTTTTTTCTCAAGGGTAAAAAGAAAGGGCTCCTGTGGATAGTCCTTTTGCTTCTTGTGGAATTTATCGTCTTGCTGCTCCATCACTGGGATTTTCTCGATGTTCCCTATTCATCGGAAACCCTCCACCAGGCGTTTTTCAGCTTTGTCATAGTTTCTATTCTGGCGTTTTCTTATGAGTACATAAGAGAGCTTCAGGCAAACCAGCTTAAGAAAGTGGCAGCCATAGACACACTCACCAAAGCCTACAACAGAAGCAAGATCACCGAAGTTCTTGAGCACGAAATAGAGATTGCCAGAAGATATAAAATCGATTTATCTTTGATCATGTTTGACCTGGACCATTTCAAGGAAATAAACGACTCTTACGGGCATCAGGTCGGCGATTTAGTCCTGGAAAAGGTTGCAGATATTATCAGGACAACTATCAGAAAAACGGACTACTTTGGAAGGTGGGGGGGAGAGGAATTTGTTATGCTTCTACCCCAAACTAATTCGGAGGGCGCCAAGATACTGGCTAAGAGAACCGCGGGTAGTATAGAGAGCTATAAATTTGATGACGTCGGAAAGGTAACTGCCAGCTTTGGATTGACCGAGTTTAGGCCAGGAGATGATATCGATAAGCTCATCAAGAGAGTGGACGATGCCCTGTATAAGGCTAAGAACAGTGGAAGGAACCTGATCATCGAGCTTTGA
- the nadC gene encoding carboxylating nicotinate-nucleotide diphosphorylase, with the protein MKEVGLDWNKLEPIIENALREDVDGGDITTNQLFPEGGKCRAVIMAKEEGRVAGLPIARKVFMKLDKNVLWNERMRDGQTVRPKDILAEIEGSTRAILTGERTALNFLQRLSGIATLTSKFVKAVEGLPVKILDTRKTAPGLRIMDKYAVSVGGGYNHRFGLYDGVLIKDNHIKLAGGITNAVRLIRQSGKTESKIEVETSTLEEVKEALSVGVDWIMLDNMPIELMKEAVRIIDHKAITEASGGVTLKNIRSIAETGVDSISIGSLTHSPSALDVGMYMV; encoded by the coding sequence ATGAAAGAAGTAGGACTGGACTGGAACAAACTGGAACCAATCATAGAAAACGCACTCCGTGAGGATGTTGACGGTGGGGATATCACCACAAACCAACTATTTCCCGAGGGAGGAAAATGCCGGGCGGTAATTATGGCGAAAGAAGAGGGTAGAGTGGCTGGCCTTCCCATTGCCAGAAAGGTTTTTATGAAGCTCGATAAAAATGTCCTCTGGAATGAGAGAATGCGAGACGGCCAAACAGTAAGGCCAAAAGATATTCTCGCTGAAATCGAGGGCTCAACCCGGGCCATCCTCACCGGAGAGCGCACAGCGCTCAATTTTCTTCAGAGGCTATCCGGGATTGCCACCCTTACCTCCAAATTCGTGAAAGCGGTAGAGGGGCTTCCGGTAAAGATACTGGATACGAGAAAAACCGCACCGGGACTCAGAATCATGGATAAATATGCAGTATCGGTTGGCGGCGGATACAACCACCGCTTCGGGCTTTATGACGGCGTTTTAATTAAGGATAACCATATAAAACTCGCTGGTGGTATAACGAATGCAGTCAGGCTCATCCGCCAGAGTGGTAAAACTGAATCCAAAATAGAGGTGGAGACATCTACTCTCGAGGAAGTAAAGGAGGCACTTTCTGTCGGGGTAGACTGGATTATGCTAGATAACATGCCCATAGAGCTAATGAAAGAGGCGGTGAGAATCATAGACCACAAAGCCATCACCGAAGCATCGGGGGGAGTCACATTGAAGAACATCAGGAGCATCGCTGAGACCGGGGTTGATTCTATATCCATAGGCTCTCTTACGCATTCTCCCAGCGCTTTAGACGTAGGGATGTATATGGTATAG